The Ancylobacter sp. WKF20 genome contains a region encoding:
- a CDS encoding cytochrome P460 family protein, with translation MPLKLGHLGLIGLSLSAATLLGLQVRAEPTRVTFPRNIDDLVHYTTVTRGDVVEHMLTSREAIQAAQNGQPMPDGTQIILADYRNDKIYRYFVMEKGPGWGDDYDARRRTGDWQFQWYWPDGSINTQENTMRCQSCHQSRAEQNYMFTYRDLMNFNLSEVKP, from the coding sequence ATGCCGTTGAAGCTCGGCCACCTCGGATTGATCGGATTGAGCCTCAGTGCGGCGACGCTACTAGGCTTGCAGGTACGCGCGGAACCAACCCGCGTGACTTTTCCGCGCAACATCGACGATCTGGTTCATTACACGACCGTCACGCGCGGCGATGTCGTCGAGCACATGCTCACCAGCCGGGAGGCCATTCAAGCGGCCCAGAATGGCCAACCAATGCCGGACGGCACCCAGATCATCCTCGCGGATTATCGCAACGACAAGATCTACCGCTATTTCGTCATGGAGAAGGGCCCCGGATGGGGCGACGACTATGACGCCCGCCGACGCACCGGCGATTGGCAGTTCCAGTGGTACTGGCCCGACGGCTCGATCAACACGCAGGAAAACACCATGCGCTGCCAGTCCTGCCACCAATCCAGGGCCGAGCAGAATTACATGTTTACCTACCGCGATCTGATGAATTTCAATCTGTCGGAGGTGAAGCCTTGA
- a CDS encoding DUF4405 domain-containing protein, with protein MRSLRLPLRLFLDFGAAILLIAGLAYYWLDNLAHELIGSAFFALIAAHAIFNRRWYGALLKGRYDAKRSIAVAVNLTFLGVILILLVSSVGLSRSLLGFAGFDPGYAVRQIHMLAAYWAIACLGVHLGLQWPTVMKIARSALRIRVSNPWRTAFLRMTALTIALYGIRSSFDMTFGSKLVLSYTLDMWDFHTQTLRFFVNFGAIIGLYAALTHYGLTGLQRRKASAVAGAADAHLSR; from the coding sequence TTGAGGAGTCTCAGGCTTCCGCTTCGACTTTTTCTGGATTTCGGAGCCGCGATCCTGCTGATCGCAGGTCTGGCCTATTACTGGCTGGATAATCTCGCCCATGAACTCATTGGAAGTGCCTTCTTCGCGCTCATCGCCGCCCATGCCATCTTCAATCGCCGCTGGTATGGAGCTCTGCTGAAGGGACGGTATGACGCCAAGCGCAGCATCGCAGTGGCGGTCAATCTGACATTCCTGGGGGTAATCCTGATCCTTCTGGTCAGCAGCGTCGGTCTCTCGCGCTCCCTGCTGGGATTTGCCGGTTTTGATCCCGGCTACGCCGTGCGCCAGATTCATATGCTGGCCGCCTATTGGGCGATCGCCTGCCTCGGCGTCCATCTCGGGCTGCAATGGCCCACCGTCATGAAAATCGCCCGCAGCGCCCTTCGCATCCGCGTATCCAATCCCTGGCGCACCGCGTTCTTGCGCATGACGGCCCTGACCATCGCGCTTTACGGCATCCGCAGCTCTTTCGACATGACCTTCGGGTCGAAGCTCGTGCTGAGCTACACGCTGGACATGTGGGATTTCCACACACAGACCCTGCGCTTCTTCGTCAATTTCGGCGCGATCATCGGGCTCTACGCGGCGCTAACCCATTACGGCCTGACCGGTCTTCAGCGCCGGAAGGCGTCGGCAGTCGCCGGGGCCGCCGACGCGCATCTCTCCCGCTAG
- a CDS encoding oxidoreductase, translated as MSTSNKPVALVTGASSGIGQATAKALRAAGYRVFGTSRKTGATAGNDITMLTCDVTSDASVAAVVSEVTHLAGRLDLLVNNAGGALIAAAEETSVEQAKELFELNFFGVVRLTNAVLPIMRQQRSGRIINISSVVGFLPSPYAALYAATKHALEGYSESLDHEVRGLGIRVLLVEPAFTRTLIDQNAPKPDRPSSVYEAAREAMARVWTSSIEAGDAPETVAATVVAGATAATPKLRNPAGKTARQLHLLRRLVPARAFDKSLRKQMKLPA; from the coding sequence ATGAGCACATCAAACAAGCCTGTTGCCCTTGTCACGGGGGCTTCCTCCGGCATCGGCCAGGCAACCGCGAAAGCGCTCCGCGCCGCCGGCTACCGGGTGTTCGGCACCAGCCGCAAGACGGGCGCAACGGCCGGCAACGACATCACCATGCTGACCTGCGACGTAACCAGCGACGCCTCGGTAGCGGCCGTGGTGAGTGAGGTGACGCATCTGGCCGGGCGGCTCGACCTGCTCGTCAACAATGCGGGCGGTGCGTTGATCGCAGCGGCCGAGGAAACCTCTGTCGAGCAGGCCAAGGAGCTGTTCGAGCTGAACTTCTTCGGGGTTGTCCGGCTCACCAATGCGGTTCTGCCGATCATGCGCCAGCAGCGGAGCGGCCGGATCATCAACATCAGCTCGGTGGTGGGCTTCCTTCCCAGCCCCTATGCCGCGCTTTATGCCGCGACCAAGCACGCGCTGGAGGGCTATTCTGAATCCCTCGACCATGAGGTGCGGGGTCTCGGCATACGCGTGCTCCTGGTCGAGCCGGCCTTCACCCGGACATTGATCGACCAGAACGCACCGAAACCCGATCGGCCGTCGAGCGTCTATGAGGCCGCGCGCGAAGCAATGGCGCGTGTCTGGACCAGCTCGATCGAAGCCGGCGACGCTCCCGAGACCGTGGCCGCCACCGTTGTCGCTGGCGCGACCGCCGCAACCCCGAAACTGCGCAACCCCGCCGGCAAGACCGCCAGGCAGCTCCATCTCCTGCGGCGCCTGGTTCCCGCCCGCGCGTTCGACAAAAGCCTGCGCAAGCAGATGAAATTGCCGGCCTGA
- a CDS encoding SDR family oxidoreductase, with the protein MSDVIVVIGAGSIGQAIARRISSGKRVLLADLRRDNAEAAAGVLADAGFEVSTATVDVASRPSVEALVEAATKLGDVTGVIHAAGVSPSQASPETILRVDLYGTALMLEAFGSVIARGGSGVVVASQSGHRLGALTAEQNAALALTPVEELLALPMLQPDQVTDSLHAYQLSKRGNSLRVMAEAVRWAKRGARINTISPGIVITPLAKDELTGPRGAGYRRMIDLSPVGRAATPDEVGNVGALLMGPDGGFITGSDFLMDGGVTASYFFGELAPS; encoded by the coding sequence GTGAGCGATGTCATCGTAGTGATCGGCGCAGGTTCGATCGGCCAGGCGATCGCGCGCCGCATCAGTTCCGGCAAGCGCGTGCTGCTCGCGGACCTCAGAAGAGACAATGCCGAGGCGGCGGCGGGTGTTCTCGCCGATGCTGGTTTTGAGGTGAGCACCGCGACGGTTGATGTCGCTTCGCGGCCATCCGTCGAGGCGCTGGTGGAGGCCGCGACGAAGCTGGGTGACGTGACCGGCGTCATTCATGCGGCCGGCGTTTCGCCCTCGCAGGCGTCGCCGGAAACCATCCTTCGCGTGGATCTCTATGGCACGGCGTTGATGCTGGAGGCGTTTGGAAGCGTCATCGCGCGTGGTGGCTCGGGTGTCGTCGTCGCCTCGCAGTCCGGGCATCGTCTTGGGGCTCTGACTGCGGAGCAGAACGCAGCCCTTGCGTTGACCCCCGTGGAGGAACTGCTTGCGCTGCCCATGCTGCAGCCCGACCAGGTCACGGATTCGCTCCATGCCTATCAGCTCTCCAAGCGGGGGAACTCTCTGCGTGTGATGGCCGAGGCCGTGCGCTGGGCGAAGCGTGGCGCGCGCATCAACACGATCAGCCCGGGCATCGTCATCACGCCGCTTGCGAAGGATGAACTCACAGGCCCGCGCGGGGCCGGCTATCGGCGGATGATTGATCTGTCGCCCGTGGGCCGTGCCGCGACCCCGGACGAGGTGGGCAATGTCGGTGCCCTTCTCATGGGCCCGGACGGCGGCTTCATCACGGGCAGTGATTTCTTGATGGATGGCGGTGTGACCGCCTCCTACTTCTTCGGCGAGCTCGCTCCGAGCTAG
- a CDS encoding aldo/keto reductase: MSDINAAASGQFKIGGDITINRLGYGAMRITGPGFYGDPEDRDEALRVLRRLPELGINFIDTADCYGPNVSEELIAEALHPYDGLLVATKGGLLRPGITEGQWPICNRPDYLGQAVRQSIRRLKVEQIDLWQLHRIDPTLPLEEQFGFVKEMIDQGFIRYAGLSQVTVEQIEIARRYFPVATVQNMYNLVTRADEDVLDYCEANGIGFIPWFPLASGGLAQPGGVVDTLAKAKGATPSQIALAWMLKRSPVMLPIPGTSKVKHLEENVAGVNVTLTDEEFAQLDAASPRP; this comes from the coding sequence ATGTCCGACATCAATGCCGCCGCGTCCGGCCAGTTCAAGATTGGCGGAGACATCACCATCAATCGTCTCGGCTATGGCGCCATGCGCATCACCGGGCCCGGCTTTTATGGCGATCCGGAAGATCGCGACGAAGCCCTCCGCGTTCTCAGGCGCCTCCCGGAACTTGGCATCAACTTCATCGACACCGCTGATTGCTACGGCCCCAATGTCAGTGAGGAATTGATCGCCGAGGCACTTCATCCCTATGACGGTCTGCTGGTGGCGACCAAGGGCGGCCTGCTGCGCCCCGGCATCACTGAAGGTCAATGGCCGATCTGCAACCGGCCGGATTATCTCGGCCAGGCCGTGCGCCAGAGCATCCGCCGCCTGAAGGTGGAGCAGATCGATCTTTGGCAGCTGCACCGCATCGACCCCACCCTGCCGCTCGAGGAGCAGTTCGGCTTCGTCAAGGAGATGATCGACCAAGGCTTCATCCGCTATGCGGGCCTCAGCCAGGTTACGGTCGAGCAGATCGAGATCGCCCGCCGCTACTTCCCCGTCGCGACCGTGCAGAACATGTACAACCTCGTCACCCGGGCGGATGAGGACGTGCTGGACTATTGCGAGGCAAACGGGATCGGCTTCATCCCGTGGTTTCCGCTGGCATCGGGCGGATTGGCTCAGCCGGGTGGCGTCGTGGACACGCTCGCCAAGGCGAAGGGGGCCACCCCAAGTCAGATCGCGCTGGCCTGGATGCTCAAGCGCAGCCCGGTGATGCTGCCCATCCCCGGCACCAGCAAGGTCAAGCATCTGGAAGAGAACGTCGCCGGCGTGAACGTGACACTCACCGACGAGGAATTCGCCCAGCTCGATGCGGCCTCTCCCAGGCCCTGA
- a CDS encoding carboxymuconolactone decarboxylase family protein, translating to MKEIAASLAVSVLASGAAYAEEPRRRVAPPAVYEVAPGLGHFTDNVLFGEVWVRDALAPRDRSLVTVSVLVSTGKTAQIGSHVRRALDNGVKPEELGELITQLAFYSGWPNAISAVTETKKVFEERKIGPVADSAADRIQLEATAEAARAALIAENVSPTTPALADLTNRVLFGDLWRRPDMAPRDRSLVTMAALIAIGQPEQIPFHANRAMDNGLTREEVAEVATHVAFYAGWPRAMSAVPVLKQVFASREAAAAPSNAAASGELKVIRAEPASQGTPGPASNFTGEVRVTNRYAGEAPARIGGGLVSFAAGARTAWHTHPLGQTLFIVSGQGWVQKEGGPIIEVGPGDVVWIPPNVKHWHGASAATPMSHFAVAEALNGSAVTWMEQVPESQYRTGPAR from the coding sequence ATGAAGGAAATCGCAGCGAGCCTGGCCGTCTCGGTGCTGGCGAGCGGCGCCGCTTATGCGGAGGAACCGCGCCGGCGCGTCGCGCCGCCCGCGGTTTATGAGGTCGCGCCAGGCCTCGGCCACTTCACCGACAATGTGCTCTTCGGCGAAGTGTGGGTGCGCGATGCTCTCGCCCCGCGTGACCGCAGCCTTGTCACGGTGTCGGTCCTTGTCTCGACCGGCAAGACCGCCCAGATCGGCAGCCATGTCCGCCGCGCGCTCGACAACGGCGTGAAGCCGGAGGAACTCGGCGAACTGATCACTCAGCTTGCCTTCTACTCCGGTTGGCCTAACGCCATTTCGGCCGTCACCGAGACGAAGAAGGTGTTCGAGGAGCGCAAGATCGGCCCCGTCGCGGACAGCGCTGCTGACCGTATCCAGCTGGAGGCCACCGCCGAAGCGGCGCGCGCGGCCCTCATCGCGGAGAACGTGTCCCCCACCACCCCGGCTCTCGCGGACCTGACCAACCGCGTGCTGTTCGGCGACCTCTGGCGTCGTCCCGACATGGCCCCGCGCGATCGCAGCCTCGTCACCATGGCGGCGCTGATCGCCATTGGCCAGCCCGAACAGATTCCCTTTCATGCCAACCGCGCCATGGACAATGGGCTCACCCGCGAAGAGGTCGCGGAGGTGGCGACCCATGTCGCGTTCTATGCGGGCTGGCCACGGGCCATGTCGGCCGTCCCGGTTCTCAAGCAGGTGTTCGCCTCCCGCGAGGCAGCGGCAGCGCCGTCGAACGCGGCGGCCTCTGGGGAACTGAAGGTCATTCGCGCCGAGCCGGCCAGCCAGGGCACGCCCGGCCCAGCGTCGAACTTCACCGGCGAGGTGCGCGTCACCAACCGCTATGCCGGCGAGGCTCCGGCACGCATCGGGGGCGGCCTTGTCTCCTTCGCGGCCGGGGCCCGCACCGCGTGGCACACCCACCCGCTCGGTCAGACGCTGTTCATCGTTTCCGGCCAGGGCTGGGTGCAGAAAGAAGGCGGACCGATCATCGAGGTTGGTCCCGGCGATGTGGTCTGGATCCCGCCAAATGTGAAGCATTGGCATGGCGCCAGCGCCGCTACGCCGATGTCGCACTTCGCTGTTGCCGAGGCCTTGAACGGCAGCGCTGTCACTTGGATGGAGCAGGTGCCGGAATCCCAGTATCGCACGGGGCCGGCCAGATAA
- a CDS encoding SDR family NAD(P)-dependent oxidoreductase gives MAVFLSIGTGPGIGLATAERFAEEGFDTVLASRTPSRLAIYAEAIRKGGHACESRPVDVADAQSVSSLVAGVLDHHGAIDVLHYNAASLRRAGIADQPADSFVADLSVNIAGAMVAIQAVSPSMFARSRGTILITGGQFGQKPRPDYISLSVGKSGLRTLVLGLFETFKAKGVHIAIANVAGPIDPASDLPAGVADCLWRLHSAPRDAWVAEAPYP, from the coding sequence ATGGCGGTCTTTTTAAGCATCGGAACGGGGCCAGGAATTGGCCTCGCGACGGCCGAGCGGTTCGCCGAAGAGGGGTTCGACACGGTGCTTGCGTCACGCACGCCATCTCGGCTGGCTATTTACGCGGAGGCCATACGTAAAGGCGGCCACGCCTGTGAAAGTCGGCCTGTCGACGTCGCGGACGCTCAAAGCGTCAGTTCTCTGGTCGCAGGCGTCCTCGACCATCACGGCGCGATCGATGTCCTTCACTACAATGCCGCGTCGCTGCGCCGGGCGGGTATTGCCGACCAGCCAGCCGACAGTTTCGTGGCGGATCTTTCCGTCAACATCGCGGGCGCCATGGTGGCCATCCAGGCAGTATCGCCCAGCATGTTTGCCCGGAGTCGAGGGACGATCCTCATAACCGGCGGCCAGTTCGGCCAGAAGCCGAGGCCCGACTACATTTCCCTGAGTGTCGGAAAGTCGGGCCTCAGAACCCTTGTTCTCGGGTTGTTTGAGACATTCAAGGCCAAAGGCGTTCATATCGCGATCGCCAATGTCGCCGGTCCCATTGATCCAGCGTCGGATCTGCCCGCTGGCGTCGCGGACTGCTTATGGCGTCTCCACAGCGCCCCACGCGATGCGTGGGTAGCAGAGGCTCCCTACCCCTGA
- a CDS encoding multidrug effflux MFS transporter, whose product MARHPGTPPGPAASRTSALSPATEAAEHGWRVLALLSALMGFASISTDLYLPAMPEMGRALGASAGTIEFTVSGYLIGFALGQLFWGPVSDRYGRRRPVAVGLVLFIIGSAGCALSYDAGTMIAWRMVQAIGASAGVVLSRAMVRDLYEGPRAAQMMSSLMTVMAIAPLIGPLVGGQILALAGWHAIFWTLVGVGLATLAALAAFPETLPADRRNREPLGQSLRQYGELLGRRTILGYAGAGGFFYGGMFAYIAGTPFAYIAYHHVPAQLYGLLFAVGIVGIMLANMINARLVPRWGSDTLLRYGAGGAAGAGLVLAVAAWTGWGGLWGLVVPLFLFASATGFIVANSIAGALSGFPERAGAVSALVGALQYGSGILGSALVGACADGTPWPMGWVIALAGLGSLLCVRLIPRSRHNQT is encoded by the coding sequence ATGGCCCGTCATCCCGGCACGCCCCCTGGGCCGGCGGCCAGCCGCACGAGCGCGCTGTCTCCTGCAACCGAGGCAGCCGAGCATGGCTGGCGCGTGCTCGCACTATTGAGCGCGCTGATGGGCTTCGCGTCGATCTCGACCGACCTTTATCTTCCGGCCATGCCGGAGATGGGACGGGCCCTTGGCGCCAGCGCCGGGACTATCGAATTCACCGTGTCGGGCTATCTGATCGGCTTTGCCCTGGGCCAGCTGTTCTGGGGTCCGGTCAGTGATCGCTATGGGCGCCGCCGGCCGGTGGCGGTGGGTCTGGTGCTGTTTATCATCGGCTCGGCCGGCTGCGCCCTGTCCTACGACGCCGGAACAATGATCGCCTGGCGCATGGTTCAGGCCATTGGCGCCAGCGCCGGCGTCGTTCTCTCACGCGCCATGGTGCGCGATCTCTACGAAGGCCCTCGTGCGGCGCAGATGATGTCGAGCCTCATGACGGTCATGGCCATCGCGCCACTGATCGGGCCGCTGGTGGGAGGACAGATCCTCGCTCTTGCGGGCTGGCACGCCATTTTCTGGACGCTGGTCGGTGTGGGCCTCGCCACGCTGGCCGCCTTGGCCGCGTTTCCGGAGACGCTCCCGGCAGACCGGCGCAACCGAGAGCCGCTAGGCCAGTCCCTGCGTCAGTATGGCGAACTGCTGGGGCGACGAACGATCCTCGGCTATGCCGGCGCTGGCGGATTTTTCTATGGCGGCATGTTCGCCTACATCGCCGGCACGCCCTTCGCCTACATCGCCTATCACCATGTTCCGGCGCAGCTTTATGGTCTGCTCTTTGCGGTCGGCATCGTCGGCATCATGCTGGCCAACATGATCAATGCGAGGCTGGTGCCGCGCTGGGGCAGCGACACGCTGCTGCGTTACGGCGCGGGGGGAGCGGCGGGCGCAGGTCTGGTGCTGGCGGTCGCCGCGTGGACCGGCTGGGGCGGGCTTTGGGGCCTCGTCGTTCCGCTCTTCCTCTTCGCGTCGGCGACCGGATTCATTGTCGCCAACTCGATCGCCGGCGCCCTCTCAGGCTTTCCCGAACGGGCCGGCGCCGTGTCGGCGCTGGTTGGTGCGCTGCAATATGGCAGCGGCATCCTGGGGTCAGCCCTGGTCGGCGCCTGCGCCGACGGAACCCCTTGGCCCATGGGTTGGGTGATCGCCCTTGCCGGCCTCGGCAGCCTGCTCTGCGTGCGCCTGATCCCACGATCGCGGCACAACCAAACCTGA
- a CDS encoding aldo/keto reductase yields the protein MKKRILGNSGLEVSAIGFGCMGLNFSYGDKLGNADSIRLIRDAVALGVTFFDTAEIYGPWTNEEIVGEALRAVRNEVVIATKFGFNIVDGQMAGTNSRPEQIRAVAEGSLKRLGIEQIDLFYQHRVDPNVPIEDVAGTVKELIAEGKVKHFGLSEPGAQTVRRAHAVQPVAALQNEYSLWTRGPETNGILEACEELGIGFVPYSPLGKGFLTGAMSGQTQLADTDFRKLLPRFTPEAMEKNTALVDLLKQVGAEKGASPAQIALAWLLAQKPWIVPIPGTKKLERLKENLGAADIVLTPDDLARIERAAAEIQVEGERYPAHLLATVGR from the coding sequence ATGAAAAAGCGCATACTTGGAAACAGCGGACTGGAGGTTTCGGCCATCGGGTTCGGCTGCATGGGTCTGAACTTCAGCTACGGCGACAAGCTGGGCAATGCGGACAGCATCCGGCTCATCCGCGATGCCGTGGCGCTTGGCGTGACCTTCTTCGACACCGCCGAGATCTATGGCCCGTGGACCAATGAGGAGATCGTCGGCGAGGCACTCCGCGCCGTCCGCAACGAGGTGGTGATCGCCACCAAGTTCGGCTTCAACATCGTCGACGGCCAGATGGCCGGCACCAACAGCCGGCCCGAACAGATCCGCGCGGTCGCCGAAGGCTCGCTCAAGCGCCTGGGCATTGAGCAGATCGATCTGTTCTACCAGCATCGCGTCGATCCGAATGTGCCGATCGAGGACGTTGCCGGAACGGTCAAGGAGCTGATCGCCGAGGGCAAGGTGAAGCATTTCGGCCTCTCCGAGCCCGGCGCCCAGACCGTGCGTCGCGCGCATGCGGTGCAGCCTGTCGCGGCGCTGCAGAACGAGTATTCGCTCTGGACCCGGGGCCCGGAAACCAACGGAATCCTTGAAGCCTGCGAGGAACTCGGCATCGGCTTCGTTCCCTACAGCCCGCTGGGCAAGGGCTTCCTGACCGGCGCCATGAGCGGGCAGACGCAGCTCGCCGATACGGATTTCCGCAAGTTGCTCCCGCGCTTTACGCCCGAAGCCATGGAGAAGAACACGGCGCTGGTCGATCTGCTGAAACAGGTCGGCGCGGAGAAGGGGGCAAGCCCCGCCCAGATCGCGCTGGCCTGGCTGCTGGCCCAGAAGCCGTGGATCGTGCCGATCCCAGGCACCAAGAAGCTGGAGCGTCTGAAGGAAAACCTCGGTGCGGCCGACATCGTCCTCACGCCCGACGATTTGGCGCGGATCGAGCGCGCCGCGGCGGAGATCCAGGTCGAGGGCGAACGTTATCCCGCGCATCTGCTGGCCACCGTCGGCCGCTGA
- a CDS encoding SDR family oxidoreductase gives MAPHPGTLLVVGATGSIGRHVVAQALHAGYTVRALVRNPARAGVLPREVERTIGDLTRPETLTAAVAGIDAVIFTHGASGGGKPETVDYAGVRNVLAALDGRKVRIALMTAIGVTDRLGAYNRSTGAHDWKRRSERLVRASGLPYTIVRPGWFDYNAPDQHRLVMLQGDTRHAGTPADGVVARQQIAEVLVSSLSSPAALRKTFELVTETGRPQDKLDALFAALDADPADTLDGVRDQMNMPLATEPKQVHDDLDAARSRLAATAS, from the coding sequence ATGGCCCCCCATCCCGGCACACTCCTCGTCGTCGGCGCGACCGGGAGCATTGGTCGGCACGTGGTCGCCCAAGCTCTGCACGCGGGCTACACGGTGCGCGCCCTCGTCCGTAACCCCGCCCGTGCTGGCGTCCTGCCGCGCGAGGTCGAGCGGACCATCGGCGATCTCACACGGCCCGAGACGTTAACGGCTGCTGTCGCGGGCATCGACGCGGTGATTTTCACCCACGGCGCATCAGGCGGTGGCAAGCCGGAGACCGTGGACTATGCCGGCGTGCGCAACGTCCTCGCGGCGCTGGACGGCCGGAAGGTGCGGATCGCCCTGATGACCGCCATCGGTGTCACCGACCGGCTGGGCGCCTACAATCGATCGACCGGCGCGCATGACTGGAAGCGCCGGTCCGAGCGCCTCGTGCGGGCGAGCGGTCTGCCCTACACCATCGTGCGGCCGGGCTGGTTCGACTACAACGCTCCGGACCAGCATCGGCTGGTCATGTTGCAGGGCGACACGCGCCATGCGGGGACGCCGGCCGACGGCGTCGTCGCGCGCCAGCAGATTGCCGAAGTGCTGGTGAGCAGCCTCAGTTCGCCGGCCGCCCTGCGCAAGACCTTTGAACTCGTTACTGAGACCGGCCGGCCCCAGGACAAGCTCGACGCGCTCTTCGCCGCCCTCGACGCCGATCCTGCCGATACGCTGGATGGTGTGCGGGACCAGATGAACATGCCACTCGCCACCGAACCGAAGCAGGTCCACGATGATCTCGACGCGGCGCGCTCACGGCTGGCCGCCACAGCCTCGTGA
- a CDS encoding SDR family oxidoreductase — protein sequence MSTALITGASGGIGAVYARHLAARGHDLVLVARSTEKLEALASELRAAHAVAVEIITADLTVSADLSRVEQRLRVGTPVDLLVNNAGAALLGSFSDADPDKMEQVLSLNVTAPTRLASAAVGAMVARGTGAIINIGSVVSLMPAYFPGIYAATKAYILTLSQGLAAEFGPKGVYVQAVLPAATRTDIWAKAGADIDQIPNVMEVDDLVTAALVGFDRREPVTIPPLADAGLWDALENARAIFPSGLGGAPAERYRAPASA from the coding sequence ATGTCCACCGCCCTCATCACCGGCGCCTCCGGCGGTATCGGCGCCGTTTATGCGCGCCACCTGGCCGCCCGCGGTCATGACCTCGTCCTCGTGGCCCGCAGCACGGAAAAGCTGGAAGCCCTCGCGTCTGAGCTGCGCGCGGCGCACGCTGTGGCCGTCGAGATCATCACCGCCGACCTCACCGTGTCCGCCGATCTCAGCCGGGTGGAGCAGCGCCTGCGCGTCGGGACACCCGTGGATCTTCTCGTGAACAATGCCGGCGCAGCGCTGCTGGGATCATTCTCGGACGCCGATCCGGACAAGATGGAGCAGGTGCTTAGCCTCAACGTCACCGCCCCGACCCGCCTCGCCTCGGCGGCGGTCGGTGCGATGGTGGCGCGCGGGACCGGCGCGATCATCAACATCGGCTCGGTGGTCTCGCTCATGCCGGCCTATTTCCCCGGCATCTACGCGGCGACAAAGGCCTACATCCTCACACTCTCGCAGGGGCTCGCCGCGGAGTTCGGACCGAAGGGCGTCTATGTGCAGGCCGTGCTGCCAGCGGCGACCCGCACGGATATCTGGGCCAAGGCCGGTGCCGATATCGACCAGATCCCGAACGTCATGGAGGTCGATGACCTCGTCACCGCCGCCCTCGTCGGCTTTGACCGCCGCGAGCCGGTGACCATTCCCCCCTTGGCGGATGCGGGCCTGTGGGACGCGCTCGAAAACGCCCGCGCGATCTTCCCGTCCGGGCTCGGCGGCGCGCCGGCTGAGCGCTACCGCGCTCCCGCCTCGGCCTGA
- a CDS encoding alpha/beta hydrolase: protein MTDQSNHHLHGAATSAAARTQFVESNGRRLAYRVVGTGKPLVLCNRFRGVLDLWDPAFIDALASQGLQVITFDYSGLGQSTGEATYNPLSLAKDGLDLITALGIKAPAIGGWSIGGIAAQILLAMTGDIASHVVLLGTTPPGTLAKSGEQLFYDTAAAPGISLDQFTTVFFEPADAASREASRRSFERITARTEDRSPDVPAEWAIAQIGQEPRNPLFPSEEILQLLKSTNVPILHVGGDHDIVMPVENWYALNGHLPTLQLTTYPRAGHGPHHQHPEMAAVQIAAFIRNTRRS from the coding sequence ATGACCGACCAATCCAACCATCACCTTCACGGCGCCGCCACCTCTGCCGCCGCCCGCACCCAGTTCGTGGAAAGCAACGGCCGGCGTCTTGCCTACCGCGTCGTCGGCACGGGCAAGCCGCTGGTGCTGTGCAACCGTTTTCGCGGCGTTCTCGATCTGTGGGACCCGGCGTTCATCGACGCCTTGGCCAGTCAGGGTCTCCAGGTCATCACCTTTGACTATTCCGGTCTGGGTCAGTCCACCGGTGAGGCCACCTACAACCCGTTGTCGCTCGCGAAGGACGGCCTCGATCTGATCACCGCCCTGGGGATCAAGGCTCCCGCCATCGGCGGATGGTCGATCGGCGGCATCGCCGCGCAGATCCTGCTGGCAATGACCGGCGACATAGCCAGTCATGTTGTCCTGCTGGGCACCACGCCCCCCGGCACGCTTGCGAAGTCGGGCGAGCAGCTCTTCTACGACACGGCCGCCGCTCCCGGCATCAGCCTCGACCAGTTCACAACGGTGTTCTTCGAGCCAGCCGATGCCGCAAGCCGCGAGGCGTCAAGGCGCTCCTTCGAGCGGATCACCGCCCGCACGGAAGACCGCAGCCCGGACGTTCCGGCCGAGTGGGCCATCGCCCAGATCGGGCAGGAGCCGCGCAATCCGCTGTTTCCGTCCGAGGAAATTCTTCAGCTGCTGAAGTCGACCAATGTCCCGATCCTGCATGTGGGCGGGGACCACGACATCGTGATGCCGGTCGAGAATTGGTATGCGCTGAACGGCCATCTGCCGACCCTCCAGCTCACGACCTATCCCCGCGCAGGCCACGGGCCGCACCATCAGCATCCGGAAATGGCAGCGGTCCAGATCGCCGCCTTCATTCGCAACACACGCCGAAGCTGA